A portion of the bacterium genome contains these proteins:
- a CDS encoding prolyl oligopeptidase family serine peptidase, whose translation MSKMLRTRFKKQIVCQFLPPQRRHSRDKVIILAKGMPGAPKNPETMEFWSKKGFWVFLPSYRGTWESDGRFLARSPHEDIMDIIDELSAKKSVTDLWSGQSHKLSVVGSGFFIIGGSFGGGSAILASHHKKVAGGIAISPVIDWTKDSTDEPLDKLGKFLRQGFGNAYRFSSAHWKKLSQGKIYNPIKEMDSIEGEKILILHAKDDRVVPYAPSRIFAEKTGAKLITFPRGGHFGISESTDLKFYKHIKKFMRSR comes from the coding sequence ATGTCTAAAATGCTTCGCACCCGATTCAAAAAGCAAATCGTCTGCCAATTTCTGCCACCACAGCGCAGGCATAGTCGCGACAAAGTCATCATTCTGGCAAAAGGCATGCCAGGCGCTCCAAAAAATCCCGAGACGATGGAATTCTGGTCCAAAAAAGGTTTTTGGGTTTTCCTGCCGAGCTACCGCGGAACATGGGAAAGCGATGGCCGTTTTTTGGCTCGTTCTCCACACGAAGACATCATGGACATAATAGACGAGCTTTCCGCCAAAAAATCTGTTACCGACTTATGGTCCGGTCAAAGTCATAAGTTGTCGGTTGTTGGCTCGGGGTTTTTTATTATAGGCGGAAGTTTTGGTGGCGGTTCGGCCATTCTTGCCTCCCACCACAAAAAAGTGGCTGGAGGCATCGCCATATCACCGGTTATTGACTGGACAAAAGACAGCACTGACGAGCCACTGGACAAACTCGGTAAATTTTTGCGCCAAGGTTTCGGTAACGCCTATCGTTTCTCCTCTGCTCACTGGAAAAAATTGTCTCAAGGCAAAATTTATAACCCTATAAAAGAAATGGACTCTATAGAAGGCGAAAAAATCTTAATCCTTCACGCAAAAGACGATAGAGTCGTGCCGTATGCGCCAAGCCGTATATTTGCCGAAAAGACAGGAGCGAAACTTATAACATTTCCTCGTGGCGGACATTTCGGCATATCGGAATCGACGGATTTGAAATTCTATAAGCACATAAAAAAGTTTATGCGTTCCCGATAA
- a CDS encoding DUF5654 family protein, with product MINQPAESANPDKKSGITFEIREKTLGYVTAGLGLVAGLAWNDAIKSFIEFIFPKKGNSVSAKFVYALLITLAVVTLTAYLVRILGRKNK from the coding sequence ATGATAAACCAACCGGCCGAATCTGCCAATCCCGATAAAAAATCCGGCATCACGTTTGAGATTCGTGAAAAAACTCTTGGCTATGTTACAGCCGGACTGGGGCTTGTGGCAGGGCTTGCATGGAACGACGCCATAAAATCTTTTATTGAATTTATCTTTCCCAAAAAAGGAAACTCCGTAAGCGCAAAATTTGTTTACGCCCTCCTCATAACTTTGGCGGTCGTTACTCTTACCGCTTATTTGGTTAGAATTTTAGGCAGGAAAAATAAATAA
- a CDS encoding V-type ATPase 116kDa subunit family protein, whose product MAIVEMKKIRAYVHKSAAGAVFETCQRLGIVEFSDISPELKLNREEKTDFEFNRAASRLQFAVEFLSKFESKKKSLKTMIEGDKICVKQEKMEHLFLNFNFNTVVEELVSLEEDINKAKTSLRDVKDKIIIASEWTFLKNPLSDLLTGKTKTFLLKGDEVDMVTLVSALSENDIVYHSYSHGALHILTVFNRFSEKTASLSSSFHLEIISLPHISQSAEEYLHDLHKREAELKDEVSLLDGKVRSFLPKISEIKILADYLRWKKEKHDILSSSSKVQEVLVFEGWIPTKKITALKQAISKETLFFEMEEAPLAEGEEPPVEIENKGPIKAFESVTRLYGLPGYRDLDPTLFLSVFFFVFFGLSLTDFGYGMLLALILGFILLKYEVPKDSKPLMTLLFWGGLSAAIFGLLFGGYLGINPEVMPNWVQALQKFDPIGSPMPVLLLSLGLGVLQVMFGLVLKIVREAKNGALLEGLLDQGPWLLTFVSLLLYGANSFGLISGNSSLYVMATLISVGLIVASQARKGETLIGKFFKGLMSLYDSVGYFSDVLSYSRILALGLATSALAFAVNLIAVLLRDMIPVVGPVVMVLVLIVGHIFNIAVNLLGAFIHSARLQFVEFFSKFIVGSGKPFKPFRREERYVVVEE is encoded by the coding sequence ATGGCTATCGTGGAAATGAAAAAAATAAGGGCTTATGTTCACAAAAGCGCCGCCGGCGCTGTTTTTGAAACATGCCAGCGTCTTGGAATAGTTGAGTTTTCGGATATTTCTCCTGAATTAAAGTTGAACCGCGAGGAAAAAACCGATTTTGAATTCAACCGCGCCGCATCCCGTCTGCAATTTGCCGTGGAATTCCTTTCCAAATTTGAAAGCAAAAAAAAGTCCCTGAAAACGATGATTGAGGGCGACAAAATATGCGTAAAACAGGAAAAAATGGAGCATCTTTTTTTGAACTTTAATTTTAATACCGTTGTGGAAGAATTGGTTTCTTTGGAAGAGGACATCAATAAAGCCAAAACGTCCCTTAGAGACGTCAAAGATAAAATCATTATCGCAAGCGAGTGGACATTTTTGAAAAATCCTCTTTCTGACTTATTGACCGGCAAGACAAAGACCTTTCTTTTGAAAGGTGACGAAGTGGATATGGTTACCCTTGTTTCCGCTCTTTCTGAAAATGACATTGTGTACCACAGTTATTCGCATGGGGCATTGCATATATTGACGGTTTTCAACAGGTTTTCGGAAAAAACCGCTTCTTTGTCTTCATCTTTTCATTTAGAGATAATTTCTCTGCCCCACATTTCTCAATCAGCCGAAGAATATTTGCATGACTTGCACAAGCGCGAAGCAGAATTGAAAGACGAGGTCTCTCTTTTGGATGGAAAAGTCCGTTCCTTTTTGCCAAAAATTTCGGAAATAAAAATTTTGGCGGATTATTTGCGGTGGAAAAAGGAAAAGCATGACATACTGAGCTCTTCTTCAAAGGTTCAAGAGGTCTTGGTATTTGAGGGTTGGATTCCGACTAAAAAAATTACGGCCTTAAAGCAGGCGATTTCCAAGGAAACGCTATTTTTTGAAATGGAAGAAGCTCCTCTCGCGGAGGGAGAAGAACCGCCGGTTGAAATTGAAAACAAAGGACCTATAAAGGCCTTTGAGTCGGTAACCCGTCTTTATGGTCTGCCCGGTTACCGCGATTTGGACCCCACTCTTTTTCTTTCGGTTTTCTTTTTCGTGTTTTTCGGTTTGTCCTTGACTGATTTCGGTTACGGAATGCTTTTGGCGCTTATTCTGGGGTTTATTCTTCTTAAATACGAAGTGCCGAAGGACTCAAAGCCACTTATGACTCTATTGTTTTGGGGAGGTTTGTCGGCGGCCATTTTCGGGCTTTTGTTTGGAGGTTACCTTGGCATAAACCCCGAGGTCATGCCGAATTGGGTGCAAGCGTTGCAAAAATTTGACCCGATAGGTTCTCCCATGCCGGTTCTTCTGCTTTCCTTGGGACTCGGAGTTTTGCAGGTTATGTTTGGATTGGTTTTGAAAATAGTTCGGGAAGCGAAAAACGGAGCTCTTTTAGAGGGTCTTCTTGACCAAGGTCCGTGGCTTTTGACGTTTGTTTCTTTGCTTTTATACGGCGCAAATTCTTTCGGCCTTATTTCAGGAAATTCATCTTTATATGTCATGGCCACGCTTATTTCTGTGGGGCTTATAGTGGCAAGTCAGGCGCGCAAGGGAGAAACTCTGATTGGCAAGTTCTTCAAAGGGCTAATGTCCCTGTATGATTCGGTCGGATATTTTTCCGATGTCCTATCGTATTCGCGTATTTTGGCTTTGGGTCTCGCGACCAGCGCTTTGGCTTTCGCGGTCAACCTTATAGCCGTGCTTTTGCGAGACATGATTCCTGTTGTAGGGCCTGTCGTAATGGTTTTGGTCCTTATTGTTGGACACATTTTCAACATAGCCGTAAACCTTCTTGGGGCTTTCATCCATAGCGCCCGCTTGCAATTTGTTGAATTTTTCAGTAAATTTATAGTCGGTTCAGGAAAGCCGTTTAAGCCGTTCAGAA